The DNA segment TCATCCAGCCCAAGGAGAAACTTAGTAGCAGGAGGGTTCTTTTTTTAACCTCCGTGTGCCAAGGATATCTTTTTGCAATTAAACGATCAAATAATAATACTGTTTCTGTGAAAATAAAAAACATGAAAAGACTAAACAAATAGCCTGTCCAGTGTAGGTGTTTTTCTTTTAAAATAAGCTCATGTACAATGTAATAAAAAGAGGAAGCCATTAATAACACAAACACAAGTCTTTTTCGGAAACTAACAAAGGTGCTGTCCTTATGCAATTTCCGCCAATGTTTACATTTGTCGTCTATGTTTTTTAGCTTTCTCATTTATTCATTTGTTAAATGTAAAAGGTCGCCTGCAAAAAATCTAGTAATTATGAAAAGATATTTACATTGCATTTTAAAACCTAATTGTTAACACACTTTTGTATGTTTTTTTACAGGCAACCTTTGTTCTTGTTCTAATAGTCTCATCTTTGATAAATTGTTCCCGACTAAGATGCTTGATAACTAAAGTTACGAACGCACCAAAGTCGGGACACTAAACACATAATAATTACATTAATAAATACATAAACCGAGTTTCTGGTTTGATATAGGGTGGGCCAGTGGCAGCGCTTCCATACCGCACCGTCGGAGTATTTATAACAAACCTAATGCTTTTTGATACCTGGTTTTTAGTACTTGAAAGTTTGCTAATGCTTTAATTTCCTGAGAGTAAGCGTCTTGCCACGAGGCTTGTGCATTGAGCAGATCTGTTGTCGTATTCAGACCTACTTCATAGCTGGCTTGTGTTTCTTCCAGACTCTCTTGTGCTTCTTGTTTGTTTTTTTGTGCCCATAGTATTGATTCGTATCCTTCTTGTAATTGAATCATCACCTGTTGTACTTCTAGCTGAACTAACTCTTGCGAATCGCTCAGATTAAGTTGAGCTTGTTCTATGCGGGCTTGTGCTGCCGATTTTTTATGTTTTTTTTCGCCCCAGTGGAATATGGGTATCGATAAGGATGCTCCCAATGTCACCAGACCATCGTCATATAAATCGCCATACTGACTGTATTGGTAGGCTACTTGTGCTCCCAGTTGGGGAAGAAAAGCAGCATTGACCATCTTTTTTTGATAATCAGATAGCTGCGCCTGTCCATCCAGTATTTTTAGTTCCTGGCGGCCAGCGAGTGCTTTTTCAGTACTGTTAGACATATCTGGTAAAATGGGGTTCTGATTTACCTTTTCGGTTATTTCGATATCGGTACTTAGTGGTAAACCTATTATCCGACAAAGATTCATTTGCATGATACGGTAGCCATTGCGAGCCTTTAATAGTTTTAGTTCTGCATCGTTTTTTTGAACCGTTACCCTTAGTTTTTCACTTTTAGGTACAAGGCTTAACTCATACATATCTTTTAGTTGGTCTTCGAGGCTGTCGAGCATTTGTACATACTTCTCTGCTAGCTTCACCGTCTCATTCATCGCAGCCAATTGCCAATAGGCCTGATCGGTGTTTAATATCACTTCGGCTTCCTTCAATTGGTAGGCTTGCTCACTGATTTCTACTCCGGTGCTGGCCATCTTGTTTCCTAAACGCACTTGGCCACCGGCGTATATAGCTTGCTGAGCTGTTACGCCTGCTTCAAGTATGGATAGTTTTTCTGTTT comes from the Saccharicrinis fermentans DSM 9555 = JCM 21142 genome and includes:
- a CDS encoding TolC family protein, translated to MKYYIKTWIICFGWIVSALSIQAQKKPLNLEETRNLALEFNKSLKVSALQKVEAEAQKKEAFTNYLPRIDASGSASLMPTLENIGIPGFQLPTGPEAGAGASNAYFPGMTLETEKLSILEAGVTAQQAIYAGGQVRLGNKMASTGVEISEQAYQLKEAEVILNTDQAYWQLAAMNETVKLAEKYVQMLDSLEDQLKDMYELSLVPKSEKLRVTVQKNDAELKLLKARNGYRIMQMNLCRIIGLPLSTDIEITEKVNQNPILPDMSNSTEKALAGRQELKILDGQAQLSDYQKKMVNAAFLPQLGAQVAYQYSQYGDLYDDGLVTLGASLSIPIFHWGEKKHKKSAAQARIEQAQLNLSDSQELVQLEVQQVMIQLQEGYESILWAQKNKQEAQESLEETQASYEVGLNTTTDLLNAQASWQDAYSQEIKALANFQVLKTRYQKALGLL